The Bradyrhizobium betae genomic interval CAGGCGAAGCGGGGGTGACGATCATGTTCATGGCCGCATTGCGTCCTGAGGTCAGAGATAACCGGCGACGCGCAGCCGCTCGAAGGCGTCCTCGGTCTCGTGGTCCAGCGCACGGCCGGCGCGCTCCGGCACCTTGGTCTGCTCGAGCTCGGCCAGGATCTCGTCGATGTTCGAAGCGGTCGAATTCACGGGGTTGGTGATGTCCTGATCGCCCAGCGAGCGGTAGCGCTTGCCGTTCTGGGAGAGATAGAGCGGGATGATCGGAATGTTCTCGCGCTTGGTGTAGGCCCAGATGTCGGCCTCGGTCCAATGCAGGATCGGATGGATGCGCAAATGCGCGCCCTGCGGCGGCGAGGCGTTGAAATGGTCCCAGAACTCCGGCGGCTGGTCGCGCACGTCCCAATTGCCTTCGAGCCCGCGCGGCGAGAACACGCGTTCCTTGGCGCGGGTTGCCTCCTCGTCGCGGCGAATGCCGGCGATCAGGCCGTCAAAGCCGTATTTGGCGAGCGCCATCTTGAGGCCCTCGGTCTTGCGCGCGGCGGAACGGGCCGCCGGCGGCAGCGTTGGGTCGACGGCATCGATGGGCGGGCAGGGCTCGACGCGCAGGTCGAGCTCCCATTCCTTCCCGTAATGATCGCGGAAGCGATACATCTCCGGAAACTTCTTGCCGGTGTCGACATGGAGGGCCGGGAACGGCAGGCGGCCGAAGAAGGCCTTGCGCGCCAGCCAGATCATGACGTTGGAATCCTTGCCGAGCGACCACAACAGGGCGATCTTCTTCAGGCGGGCAAACGCCTCGCGGAAAATGTAGATGCTCTGCGCCTCGAGCTGGTCGAGATGGTCCATGCCGGGCGTGGTCAGCGCGACGGGAATTTGCTCGAAAACGGGAGTCCGGGAGTCCCGTCCATCTGCACCGGAATCGGTCCTGAGAAGATGCATCTCTGCCACTTTGTGTTTGGAGGCGAAAATTCTATAGTTCTGGTACAGAAGAGAAGAAGAAATTTTCTCTTTGCGCGCTCGAAACGACACATATATAGAAAATAATTCCAGTCAACCCCGGATGTGGGGGAAGCGAGTATCGCATGCGGTTCTTGCCGGTGTTCCTCGATCTCAAGGCCGGTCCGGTGGTCCTCATCGGCGCGGGCGAGCTTTTGCGCGCCAAGCTGCGCGTGCTCGCCGCGGCCGGTGCGCGTATCCGCGTGTACGCGATCGATGGCAATCATGATCTCGGCCTCAGCCCCGAGGATACCGCGCGTATCGACGTCGCGGCGGGCGATCCGCTCACCGCCGATCTCTCGGGCGTCATCGCCATCGTCTGTGCAGGCGCGGGCGACATCGGCGTCGCGATGTCGGTTCGGGCCAAGGCGCTCGGCCTGCCCGTCAACGTCATGGACGACCTCGAACATTCCAGCTTCATTTTCCCGGCCATCGTCGATCGCGGCGATGTCGTGGTCGCGGTGGGCACCGGTGGCACCTCGCCGGTGGTGGCGCGGCGTCTGCGCGAGAAGATCGAGGCGCTGCTGCCGGCGCGCATCGGCGAACTCGCCGAGTTCATCGGCGGCTTCCGCAAGACCATCAACGGCCGCATCGCAGAGTTTCCGCTGCGCCGCCGCTTCTGGGAGCGCGTCATCGACGGCCCGATCGGCGCCGCCGTGCTCGCCGGCCGCAAGGACGAAGCGGACGCGGCGCTCAAGGCCATTTCCGATCCGTCCGAATTCGCGCGCGCCGGCAAGCCGGAAGGCTCGGTCGCGCTGGTCGGTGCCGGCCCCGGCGACCCCGATCTGCTCACCATCAAGGCGCTGCGCGCGTTGCAGGACGCCGACATCGTCTTCCATGACGAACTGGTCTCGCCTGAGATCCTCGACCGCATCCGCCGCGATACCACGCGCGTTCCGGTCGGCCGCCGCGTCGGCAAGCCCGGTATCGGCCAGGACGTCATCAACCAGCGCTTGATCGAGGCCGCACGATCCGGTCAGCGCGTGGTGCGGCTGAAGGGCGGCGATCCCTTCGTGTTCGGCCGCGGCGGCGAAGAGGTCGAAGCGCTTCGCGCCGCCGGTATCGCCTATTCGATCATCCCCGGCATCACCGCTGGACTCGGCGGTGCCGCCGATTTCGAGGTGCCACTCACCTATCGCCATGAAGCGACCCGCATCACCTTCCTCACCGCGCACAAGGCGCGCGATGCCGAGGCGGTGGACTGGTCGACGCTGACCGACACCAGGATGACCGTCGTGGTCTACATGGGCATGACCGCTGCGCCCGCGATCCGCGCAGGCCTGCTCGCCGCCGGCCGTTCGCCGGAGACGCCGGTCGGCGTGTTCGCTCGCGTCACGCGTCCGGACGCGCAAGGCGCGGTCGGTACGCTGCGCGACCTGCCCGAACTCGTGCGGCGGACCCATGGCGGTCCCGCCATCCTCATCATCGGCGACGTAGTCCGGCATGCCGGCTCGCTCCGCCGCGAAACACCCAACCAAATCATCTCTGACCTATTGGATGCAGCCGAATGACCTCCCCGCTTGAACAGAAGAAGCTCAAAATCGCCGGCCCCTCGGTCGTGACCGCCAACCGCACCTGGGACGGTATCGTGGTTTACCGCACCGCCGGCAGAAGCTGGTCCGCAGACCTGTCGGAAGCTGCGATCGTGCGCAACTCCGACGAGGCGAAGGCATTGCTCGCGGAGTCGATCGCCGATGACGTCGGCGCGATCGGTCCCTATATCGCTCCGGTGCAGGTCGGCACGGACGGCAGGATCGAACCCGGCAATCTGCGCGAACAGATCCGCCGCACTGGCGTGACCATCGGACAGCCGGTCCAGGCTTAAGGCATTTTCCTATGTACGCTTACGACGAAATCGACCGCACGCTTGTCAACGAGCGCGTCTCGGAGTTCCGCGACCAGGTGAAGCGGCGCCTTTCCGGCGAGCTCACCGAGGACGAGTTCAAGATCCTGCGGCTCCAGAACGGCGTCTATCTTCAGCTGCACGCCTACATGTTCCGCGTCGCTATTCCCTATGGCACGCTGGCGTCAAACCAGTTGCGGGCGCTTGCCCATGTCGCGCGCAAATACGATCGCGGCTACGGCCATTTCACCACGCGGCAGAATATCCAGTTCAACTGGATCAAGCTCGCGGAGCTGCCGGATGCGCTGGCCGATCTCGCTGAGGTCGGCATCCATGCGATGCAGACCTCCGGCAACAACATGCGCAACGTCACCTCCGACCAGTGGGCCGGCGTTGCCCCCGGCGAAATCGAGGATCCGCGCATCTGGTCGGAGCTGATCCGCCAGCACACCACGTTGCATCCGGAATTCTCGTTCCTGCCGCGCAAGTTCAAGATCGCGATCACCGCGTCGGACCACGACCGCGCCGCGATCAAGATCCACGATATCGGGCTGAAGCTGGTCAAGAACGAGAAGGGCGAGACCGGATTCGAGGTGCTCGTCGGTGGCGGTCTTGGCCGCACGCCGTTCATCGGCAAGACCATCAAGCACTTCGTGCACGGCCGCGATATCCTCAGCTATATCGAGGCGATCCTGCGCGTCTACAATCAGTATGGCCGCCGCGACAACATCTACAAGGCGCGCATCAAGATCCTGGTGCACGAACTCGGCATCGAGAAATTCTCGCGCGAGGTCGAGGAGGAATGGCAGCATATCCGCAATTCCTCGCTCCAGATCGACGACGAGGTGATCGAGGATATCCGCTCGCGCTTCAGCTACCCGAACTACGAGAAGCTGCCGCACATGCCGGACGAGCTGCGTCAGGCCGCGGCCGATCCCGACTTCGAGGCATGGCGCAAGAACTCGGTGTCGCCGCACAAGGTGCAGGGCTATTCCATCGTCACGATCTCGCTGAAGCCGATCGGCGCGCCTCCGGGCGATGCCACGGCCGAGCAGATGGACGCACTGGCCGATCTCGCCGACAAATATTCCTTTGGCGAGATTCGCGTCGGCCACGAGCAGAATCTCGCGCTGCCGCACGTCGCAAAGCGCGACCTGCCGGCACTGTGGAAGGCGCTCGACAAGCTTGGCCTGGCGACGCCGAACGTCAATCTGATCACCGACATCATCGCCTGCCCGGGGCTCGACTATTGCTCGCTGGCGAATGCGCGCTCGATCCCGATCGCGCAGGAGCTGACCCGGCGCTTCGCCAACCATGAGCTCGCCAATCTGATCGGCCGGTTGCACATCAACATCTCCGGCTGCATCAATGCCTGCGGTCACCACCATGTCGGTCATATCGGCATTCTCGGCGTCGAGAAGAACGGCGAGGAGGTCTACCAGATCACCATCGGCGGCCGTGCCGACGAGAGCGCCGCGCTCGGCAATCTGATCGGTCCGGGCGTCAAGTTCGACGAGGTCGCCGACGTCGTCGAGGACATCGTGGAAGCCTATCTTGCGCTGCGCGAGCGGCCGGAAGAGCTGTTCGTCGACACCGTGAAGCGCCTCGGTGTCGAACCCTTCAAGGAGCGCGTCTATGCCACTCGTTAACGGCGGAAAGATCGCCGACGACAGTTTCGTCAAACTCGCCGTCGACACCCCACTGCCCGAAGGCGGCGACCTCCTGGTGCCGGCTGAGCGCTTCTTGGCTGACGCAGAAGCTTTGCTCAAGCGCGGCGGCAAAGTCGGCGTGATCTGGCCGAACAATCGCGACATCGGCGAGCTCGTTCCGTATCTCTGCAAGATCGCCGTGGTCGCGCTGGTATTTCCGAGCTTCCGCGATGGACGCGCCTACAGCCAGGCGCGGCTGCTGCGCGAGCGCTACAATTATCGCGGCGAGCTGCGGGCGACGGGGCAGGTGCTGCGCGACCAGTTCGTGTTCATGCTCCGCGCCGGCTTCGATTCCTTCGAGGTCAAGAAGCAGGCCGACGCGGAAGCCTTCATGCAGACCGCCAAGCGCTATTCGGTGTTCTACCAGCCGACCGGCGATGGCCGGATCACGGCGCTGCACCGGCGCATGCAACTCCGTCACTCCGAGGGTGTCGGCACGTGAACGCGATCGCGCCCCAGGTTTCGTCGGTGTCCGTCTCTGCGCTGCCTTCGGCGGAGGAGCTTGATCGCGCGTTGCGCGATGCGTCTCCTGCCGAAGTCATCGCGACGGCACTGAAGACGATCGGGCGCGACAAGCTTGCACTGGTGTCGTCCTTCGGCACGGAATCGGCGACCCTGCTGAAGGTCATGGCGGACGTCGATCCGGCGATCCCCGTGATCTTCCTCGATACCGGTTGGCTGTTCGAGGAGACGTTCGCCTATCGCAACACGCTGGTTGCCGCGCTGGGCCTCAAGGATGTCCGCTCGATCAAGCCTGCTGAAGAAACGCTGTCGCGCGACGATCCCGACCGTGATCTCTGGTTCTCCGATCCCGACGCCTGCTGCCGCATTCGCAAAGTGGAGCCGCTCGCACGCGCGCTGAAACCATTCGATGCCTGGCTCAACGGCCGCAAGCGCTTTCAGGGCAATGCGCGCACCGACATTCCCGTGGTCGAGGACGATGGCGTGCGGCTGAAGTTCAATCCCTTCGCCAATGTCTCGCGCGAGGAACTCGAGGCGATCTTCGTCCGCGCTAAATTGCCGCGTCATCCGTTGGTGGAGTCCGGTTTTCTGTCGGTTGGGTGTATGCCTTGCACCAGCAGAACGATCGAAGGCGAGGATGCACGCGCCGGTCGCTGGCGCGGCCGGGCGAAGACAGAATGCGGCATCCACACGATGAAGACTTCGTAGCACAGGCAGGCTGCGACTCCTCAAACAAGAAAATCCGGTTCCGTTGACTCGAACGCGTTTCGCCCTGAGTTATGCCCGCATGCCATCGACGGCGCTGAAGTCGTCGAGGTGAATGGAGATGGACATGATGCGTCGTATCGTTCCGCTCGCGGCAGGATTGCTTTGGGCAAGCTCGGCTCTCGCCGCTGACATCAATCTTTTGAACGTTTCGTACGATCCGACGCGCGAGCTCTATGTCGAGTTCAACAAGGCGTTTGCGACCGCCTATCAGAAGGAAACCGGCAAGAGCGTCGAGATCAAGCAGTCGCATGGCGGCAGCGGTTCGCAGGCGCGCGCCGTGATCGACGGATTGCAGGCGGACGTGGTCACGCTCGCGCTCGCCTATGACATCGATGCTGTCGCGAGCAAGGGCCTCACCGCGACCGACTGGCAGAAGCGTCTGCCGCAGAATTCGTCGCCCTACACCTCGACCATCGTGTTCCTGGTGCGCAAGGGCAATCCGAAGGGCATCAAGGACTGGGACGATCTGCTCAAACCGGGCGTTGCCGTGATCACGCCGAACCCGAAGACCTCGGGCGGCGCGCGCTGGAATTATCTCGCGGCCTGGGGCTTTGCACAGAAGAAGTACGGCTCGGCCGACAAGGCCAAGGACTTCATCGGAAAGCTGTTCCAGCAGGTGCCGGTGCTGGATACCGGCGCGCGCGGCGCCACCGTGACCTTCGTCGAGCGCGGCGTCGGCGACGTGCTGCTCGCCTGGGAGAACGAGGCATATCTCGCGCTCAAGGAATTCGGTCCGGAGAAATTCGAGATCGTGGCGCCGCCGCTGTCGATCCTCGCCGAGCCGCCGGTCGCGATCGTCGACAAGGTGGCCGACAAGAAGGGCACCCGCAACGCTGCCGATGCCTACCTGCAGTATTGGTATACCAAGGAGGGTCAGGAAATTGCCGCACGCAATTTCTACCGTCCGCGCGATGCCGAAATCGCCAAGAAGTATGAAAACTCCTTCGCAAAGGTCGAGCTGTTCACGATCGACGATGTGTTCGGCGGCTGGACCAAGGCGCAGAAGGAACATTTTGCCGACGGCGGCGTCTTTGATCAGATCTACAAGAACTGATCGGGCGCTGTCTTAAGAGGCTTTAGCAGGGGGCCTGGTGAGCGCAGTTGCAGCACGACGCCGGACTTTGCCGGGCTTCGGTCTCACGATGGGACTGACGCTTTCCTGGCTGTCCGTGATTATCCTGATTCCGCTCGCCGGTCTGTTCCTGAAATCGCTCGAGCTGAGCTCCGAGCAGTTCTGGAACATCCTCTCCAGTCGACGAACCCTGAATGCGCTCAGGGTTTCGTTCGGCCTCGCCTTCGCGGCGGCCTGCGTCAATCTGGTGATGGGCAGCATCATCGTCTGGGCGCTGGTGCGCTACCGCTTCCCCGGAAGGCGGCTGTTCGATGCGATTGTGGATGTCCCCTTCGCATTGCCGACGGCGGTCGCCGGGGTCGCGCTGACCTCGCTGTTCGCCGAAAAGGGCTGGCTGGGCGCGCCGCTCGCGGCGCTCGGCATCAAGGTGGCGTTCACGCCGCTCGGCATCTTCGTCGCCATGATCTTCATCGGCATTCCCTTCGTGGTGCGCACGGTGCAGCCGGTGCTGCAGGATCTCGATGTCGAGATCGAGGAAGCTGCGGGCAGCCTGGGGGCGAGCCGCTGGCAGACCATCATTCGCGTGATCCTGCCATCGCTCGCGCCGGCGCTGCTCACCGGCCTCGCGCTCGCCTTCGCACGTGCCGTCGGCGAATACGGCTCGGTGATCTTCATCGCCGGCAATCTGCCGAATGTCTCCGAGATCGCACCGCTCCTGATCGTGATCCGCCTGTCCGAGTTCCGCTATGCCGACGCGACCGCCATCGCGGTGGTCATGCTCGTCGTGTCCTTTGTCATCATCTTTGCCGTCAACCGGCTCCAGCGCTGGGCGCAGAGCCGGATTCCGGTGCGTTGAGGGCGGGCCATGGCGATGCAGATCGCAGATTCGGTTTCGCTCTCGCCATCGGAGGCGAAGGCGCGTGCGCATGCCGCAGCCGCGCGGGACAACCTTCGCACGGAGCCGAGGGCGGTGCGCATCGTCATCATCGCGCTGGCGATGATCTTCCTCTCCGTCTTCGTCGTGCTGCCGCTCGTCGTGGTGTTCGCGCAGGCGCTCTCGAAGGGATTCCTCGCCTATATCTCCGCGCTGGCCGATCCGGAGGCGTTGTCCGCGATCAAGCTGACGCTGCTGGTGGCGGCGATCTCGGTCGGCCTCAATCTGGTGTTCGGCCTCGTCGCCTCTTGGGCCATCACCAAGTTCGAATTTCCCGGCAAGACCTTCCTGATCACGCTGATCGACCTGCCGTTCTCGGTGAGCCCGGTGATCTCGGGCCTCGTCTTCGTGCTGCTGTTCGGCGCGCAGGGCTATTTCGGCGGCTGGCTTCGGGATCACGACATCCAGATCCTGTTCGCGGTGCTCGGCATCGCGCTCGCCACCACCTTCGTGACCTTCCCCTTCGTGGCCCGCGCGCTGATCCCCTTGATGCAGGAGCAGGGCACGCAGGAGGAGGAAGCGGGGATCTCGCTCGGCGCCTCCGGCCTGCAGACCTTCTTTCGCGTCACGCTGCCCAACATCAAATGGGGCGTGCTCTACGGCGTCCTGCTCTGCAATGCGCGTGCGATGGGCGAGTTCGGCGCCGTGTCGGTCGTCTCCGGCCACATCCGCGGCGAGACCAACACCATGCCGCTGCTGGTCGAGATTCTCTACAACGAATACCAGTTCGTCGCCGCCTTCGCGATCGCCTCGCTGCTGGCGATGCTGGCGCTGATCACCCTGATTGCCAAAACCATTCTCGAACGTCACCTCGACGAAGGACAAGACGTCAATGACCATTGAAGTCAGGAATCTCGTCAAGAAGTTCGGCAGCTTCGCAGCCCTCGACGGCGTCGACCTCAAGGTCAATGACGGCGAGCTGCTGGCGTTGCTCGGACCCTCGGGCTCCGGCAAGACCACGCTGCTTCGGATCATCGCCGGGCTCGACTGGCCCGATGCCGGCGAGGTCTCCTTCAACGGCGAGGACGCGCTGGCGCAAGGCGCGCGCGAACGCCATGTCGGTTTCGTGTTCCAGCACTACGCGCTGTTCCGCCACATGACTGTGTTCGAGAACGTCGCCTTCGGCCTGCGCGTGCAACCGCGCGCGATCCGCAAGGACGAGGCGACGATCCGCGCGCGCGTCAAGGAGCTGCTCGATCTCGTGCAGCTCGACTGGCTCGCCGACCGCTATCCGAGCCAGCTCTCCGGCGGCCAGCGCCAGCGCATCGCGCTTGCCCGCGCGCTCGCGATCGAGCCGCGCATCCTGCTGCTCGACGAGCCGTTCGGCGCGCTCGACGCCAAGGTGCGCAAGGAGCTGCGCAAATGGCTGCGCTCGCTGCATCATGAGATCAACGTCACCTCGATCTTCGTCACCCACGACCAGGAGGAGGCGCTGGAAGTCGCCAACCGCGTCGTGGTGATGGACAAGGGCAGGATCGAGCAGATCGGCTCGCCCGACGACGTCTATGAGACTCCGGCCTCCGCCTTCGTGCATGGCTTCATCGGTGAATCCATCGAGCTGCCGGTCCAGATTGCCGACGGCGTTGTGCGGCTCGGTGACCGGCCGCTCCGGCTCGCGGCGGACGGTCTTGCGCCTGGCGCGTCAAGGCTGTTCGTGCGGCGACACGACATGCTCATTGGCCCGCCCGGCAGCGGCGCCTTCGAGGGCGCCGTGCGGCATGTCCGGAACTTTGGCCCGGTGCAGCGGGCCGAGGTGGCACTCTCGGGCGGCGAGACCATCGAGATCGACGCCCCGCGCGACAGGGAATTGCGTGCCGGCGACACGGTTGGCCTCGAGCCCCGCCGCTACCGGATATTTGCGGGCGTCTGACGCCCCGCGGAAGGTCAATTTTTCCTCAAAATTCACCTTTCAGCCACGGTTGGTATGCAACAACGGCCCTTCCTTTGGGGGCCCGATTCATGCGCGCTGCGGCCGCGATACTCATTGCTTTGCTTCTCGCCGGCTGTGCCGGCAATGAGGCACCGATCCAGCAGCAGCCGTCGATGTATGCCGACATGGCGGTCCCGGGCACCAAGCTCGATGCCCAGGCGGCCGCGATCATGATTTCGCAATACCGCCAGAACAACGCCCTCGGCACCGTGGTGATCGATCCCGACCTGATGCGGCTCGCCGAATCCCAGTCCAATGCCATGGCGGCGGCCAACAAGATGGACCATGACGTCCGTGCGCCGCTGGCCAAGCGCCTCGCCGCCGGCGGATATCCCGCGACCGTGGCGGTCGAGAACATCTCGGCCGGCTATCATACGCTGGCGGAAGCGTTTTCCGGCTGGCGCGACTCGCCGCCCCACCGGGCCAACATGCTCAAGGGCGGTGTCACAAAATTGGGCATCGCGGCGAGCTATGCTCCGGGCACCAAATACAAGGTGTTCTGGACCATGATCCTGGCCTCGACGGACCCCCGATAAGCCAGACTTGATCCCGGGATGCATTGACGCCGCGGCGATCAGTCGCCACGGTCGCTCGTCATCTGCTATTGTTCCCGAATGACCGATCACACCAATCCGGAATCCGCCAGCGTCCCCGCGAATGCGCAACGTGTGCTGGTGTTGCAGGGTGGCGGTGCGCTCGGCTCCTATCAAGCGGGCGCCTATCAGTCGCTGTGCGGCTACGGCTTCGAGCCGGAATGGGTCGCCGGCATTTCGATCGGCGCTGTCAACGCCGCGATCATTGCCGGCAACGAAGGCCAGACCCGCGTCAAGCGGCTCAAGGAATTCTGGGAGATGGTCTCGGCACCGGTGCCGTGGAAGCCGATCGGCAAGGGCGACCATAGCCGCGAGCTGTTCAACTCGACCAGCGCGGCGCTGATCGCGACCTTCGGCGTGCCCGGCTTCTTCACGCCGCGCGTCCCGCCCGCGCCGCTCTGGCCGCCCGGCAGCCCGCAGGCCGGGAGCTATTACGACACCTCGCCGCTGAAGAAGACGCTGGAGCGGCTGGTCGATTTCGATCGCATCAACGATCTGAAGACGCGCCTGTCGGTCGGCGCCGTCGGCGTCACCTCCGGCAACTTCAAATATTTCGACAATTACGAGTTCAAGAAGCTCGGCAAGACCATCGGCCCCGAGCATATCATGGCCTCCGGCGCGCTGCCGCCGGGCTTTCCGTCCGTCGTGATCGACGGCGAGCACTACTGGGACGGCGGCATCGCCTCCAATACCCCGCTCGACTATGTGCTCGATGCCGAGGTCGATCGCGACATGCTGATCTTCCAGGTTGACCTGTTCAGTGCGCGGGGCGACCTGCCGAATTCGCTGCTCGAGGCCACCGAGCGCGAGAAGGACATCCGCTTCTCCAGCCGGACGCGGATGAACACCGACAAGAACAAGCAGCTGCACAACGCCCGCAGGGCCGTGCGCGACCTGATTTCCAAATTGCCCGATTATCTGAAGAACGACCCTTCCGTGGAGTTCCTGGCGAAGGTATGGCGTGAAAGCACCGTCACCGTGGTGCATCTGATCTACCGCAGCAAGAACTACGAATCCTCGTCCAAGGATTACGACTTCTCGCACGTCGCCATGGTCGAGCATTGGGAAGCCGGCGTGCACGACGTGCATCTGTCGATGCGCCACAAGGATTGGCTCGAGCGGCCGCAGTCCGGCGAGACCATGGTGACCTACGATCTCACGGGGGACGTCACCGCGGCCCCGCCAAAAAGGAGCGAATGATATGGGTAGTCTGTCAGGCAAGAACGCCGTCGTGACCGGATCGACAAGCGGCATCGGGCTTGCTTATGCGCGCGGCTTCGCCGGCGCCGGCGCCAATGTCGTCATCAACGGCTTCGGCTCGCCGGAGGACATCGAGAAGGAGCGCGCCAAGATCGAGTCCGATTTCGGCGTCAAGGCGGTCTACTCGCCCGCCGACATGACCAAGCCGGCGGAGATCGCCGAGATGATCGCACTCGGTGAGAAGAGCTTCGGTTCGGTCGACATTCTCGTCAACAATGCCGGCATCCAGTTCGTCTCGCCGATCGAGGAATTCCCGATCGAGAAGTGGGACCAGATCATCGCGATCAACCTGTCCTCGGCTTTCCACGCCATTCGCGCGGCCGTGCCCGGCATGAAGAAGAAGGGCTGGGGCCGCATCATCAACACGGCGTCGGCGCACTCGCTGGTGGCCTCGCCCTTCAAGTCGGCCTATGTGTCGGCCAAGCACGGCATCGCCGGCCTGACCAAGACCGTGGCGCTGGAAGTCGCGACCCACAAGATCACCTGCAACTGCATCAGCCCCGGCTATGTCTGGACGCCGCTGGTCGAGAAGCAGATCCCCGACACGATGAAGGCGCGCAATCTGACGCGCGAGCAGGTCATCAACGACGTGCTGCTCGACGCCCAGCCGACCAAGGAATTCGTCACCTCCGAGCAGGTCGCAGCCCTTGCGCTGTTCCTCTGCGGCGACGATGCCGCCCAGATCACCGGCAGCAACCTCTCGATCGACGGCGGCTGGACCGCGGAGTAAGCAAGCGATGCCGTAGGGTGGGCAAAGGCGCGTCAGCGCCGTGCCCACCATCACCCTCAATTGAAAAAGTGGTGGGCACGCTTCGCTTTGCCCACCCTACGATTCCGTCGCTCGGTCGGGCCTAATGCGTCCAGGCCAGCGCCGTCACGATCGCGGACGACAAATTCAATTCCGCGAACATGATCTTGCCGGCGACTGTGACGAGGACGCAGGCAAGCGCCACGCGTAGCACCGGCTCCGGTACGCGCGTCGCGCTGAAGCTGCCGACGATGATGCCAGGCAGCGAGCCCAGCAGCAGCACGCCCATCAGGGCCCAATCGACGTCGCCAAGCGCCCAGTGCCCGACGCCCGCCACCAGCGTCAGCGGCACCGCATGCGCGATATCGGAGCCGACGATGGTCGCCATCGGCAGGCGCGGGTAGAGCAACAGCAGCACGGTGACGCCGACCGCGCCGGCGCCGACCGATGAAATCGATACCAGCACGCCGAGCACGATGCCGGTGAAGACGGTCGCGATCGCGGTGGTGCGCGCGTCGACCCGCTCGAGGCGTTTCCTGTAACGCTCCATGATCGACTTGCGGAAGATCAGCGAGGTCGCGGTCAGGAGCAGCGCAAAGCACAGCACGACGTTGACGAGGTTGCGCTCGGAATCGCCCCTGAGGTCGAGCTTCCACAACACGAGCAGGGTCAGCCCGCTCGCCGGAATGCTGCCGCACGCCAGCCGCAGCACCGCCCGCCAGTGCACGCTGCGCGACCAGCCATGCACGACGCTGCCGCCGGTCTTGGTCGCGGCGGCATAGAGCAGGTCGGTTCCGACAGCGGTGGCGGGGTGGATGCCGAACAGCAGGATCAGGAGCGGCGTCATCAATGAGCCGCCACCCACGCCGGTCATCCCGACAAGCAGGCCGACGCCAAACCCCGAGGCGACGTAAAGCGGATCGATCATCTTGCGAAAAGTGTAGGTTTATCCAGCCGGTTGAGCAATACGACGTGGAATAAACTTTCCCCAAAGTGGACCTTCCGGACCAAATAAGAGAAATCATACTACCAGAGGGAGTTTCGCAGTCATTCTGACCCGTTCACGACGGGCTCGCGAAATCGATTATTCTTTCAGGGAGCGGGGGTGAGGCCTACTTGCCAAACGCCAGCACGTGCAGGCCGAGCCGCTGCCGCACGATCCAGAACAGCAGGACCGTCTCGAAGCTGAGCGAGATCGAGGTCGCGGCCGCGGCGCCGTGGCCGCCGTAGCGCGGCACCAGCGCGATGCAGAGCACGACGTTCATCACGAAGGCCAGCGCGTAGGCCAGCGCGCAGATCTTCTGCTGGCCGAGCATGTTGAGCAGGCGCTCAACGGGCCCGATCGCGGAGCGGACCACGAGGCCGATCGCGGCGACGAACATGATGTCGTAGCCGACCGTGAATTGCGGTCCGAACAGCCAGAGCAGCGGCTTGCCGAACGCGAGCAGCACGATGGTCGCCGCCA includes:
- the cysG gene encoding siroheme synthase CysG, giving the protein MRFLPVFLDLKAGPVVLIGAGELLRAKLRVLAAAGARIRVYAIDGNHDLGLSPEDTARIDVAAGDPLTADLSGVIAIVCAGAGDIGVAMSVRAKALGLPVNVMDDLEHSSFIFPAIVDRGDVVVAVGTGGTSPVVARRLREKIEALLPARIGELAEFIGGFRKTINGRIAEFPLRRRFWERVIDGPIGAAVLAGRKDEADAALKAISDPSEFARAGKPEGSVALVGAGPGDPDLLTIKALRALQDADIVFHDELVSPEILDRIRRDTTRVPVGRRVGKPGIGQDVINQRLIEAARSGQRVVRLKGGDPFVFGRGGEEVEALRAAGIAYSIIPGITAGLGGAADFEVPLTYRHEATRITFLTAHKARDAEAVDWSTLTDTRMTVVVYMGMTAAPAIRAGLLAAGRSPETPVGVFARVTRPDAQGAVGTLRDLPELVRRTHGGPAILIIGDVVRHAGSLRRETPNQIISDLLDAAE
- a CDS encoding DUF934 domain-containing protein, translated to MPLVNGGKIADDSFVKLAVDTPLPEGGDLLVPAERFLADAEALLKRGGKVGVIWPNNRDIGELVPYLCKIAVVALVFPSFRDGRAYSQARLLRERYNYRGELRATGQVLRDQFVFMLRAGFDSFEVKKQADAEAFMQTAKRYSVFYQPTGDGRITALHRRMQLRHSEGVGT
- the cysD gene encoding sulfate adenylyltransferase subunit CysD, which gives rise to MDHLDQLEAQSIYIFREAFARLKKIALLWSLGKDSNVMIWLARKAFFGRLPFPALHVDTGKKFPEMYRFRDHYGKEWELDLRVEPCPPIDAVDPTLPPAARSAARKTEGLKMALAKYGFDGLIAGIRRDEEATRAKERVFSPRGLEGNWDVRDQPPEFWDHFNASPPQGAHLRIHPILHWTEADIWAYTKRENIPIIPLYLSQNGKRYRSLGDQDITNPVNSTASNIDEILAELEQTKVPERAGRALDHETEDAFERLRVAGYL
- a CDS encoding nitrite/sulfite reductase; amino-acid sequence: MYAYDEIDRTLVNERVSEFRDQVKRRLSGELTEDEFKILRLQNGVYLQLHAYMFRVAIPYGTLASNQLRALAHVARKYDRGYGHFTTRQNIQFNWIKLAELPDALADLAEVGIHAMQTSGNNMRNVTSDQWAGVAPGEIEDPRIWSELIRQHTTLHPEFSFLPRKFKIAITASDHDRAAIKIHDIGLKLVKNEKGETGFEVLVGGGLGRTPFIGKTIKHFVHGRDILSYIEAILRVYNQYGRRDNIYKARIKILVHELGIEKFSREVEEEWQHIRNSSLQIDDEVIEDIRSRFSYPNYEKLPHMPDELRQAAADPDFEAWRKNSVSPHKVQGYSIVTISLKPIGAPPGDATAEQMDALADLADKYSFGEIRVGHEQNLALPHVAKRDLPALWKALDKLGLATPNVNLITDIIACPGLDYCSLANARSIPIAQELTRRFANHELANLIGRLHINISGCINACGHHHVGHIGILGVEKNGEEVYQITIGGRADESAALGNLIGPGVKFDEVADVVEDIVEAYLALRERPEELFVDTVKRLGVEPFKERVYATR
- a CDS encoding phosphoadenylyl-sulfate reductase, with the protein product MNAIAPQVSSVSVSALPSAEELDRALRDASPAEVIATALKTIGRDKLALVSSFGTESATLLKVMADVDPAIPVIFLDTGWLFEETFAYRNTLVAALGLKDVRSIKPAEETLSRDDPDRDLWFSDPDACCRIRKVEPLARALKPFDAWLNGRKRFQGNARTDIPVVEDDGVRLKFNPFANVSREELEAIFVRAKLPRHPLVESGFLSVGCMPCTSRTIEGEDARAGRWRGRAKTECGIHTMKTS
- a CDS encoding DUF2849 domain-containing protein → MTSPLEQKKLKIAGPSVVTANRTWDGIVVYRTAGRSWSADLSEAAIVRNSDEAKALLAESIADDVGAIGPYIAPVQVGTDGRIEPGNLREQIRRTGVTIGQPVQA